The window CGTCACGCCGGACCAGCTCGGATCGCCGCACCTGGACCTGTGCCTGGACGGCCTCGACACCCTCTGCACCGTCACGCTCAACGGCACGGTCCTGCTGCAGAGCGACAACATGTTCGTCCCGCACCGCCTGGACGTGAAGGCGCACGTGCACTCGGGCGAGAACACCCTGACCCTGCACTTCGGTCCGGTCCTGCCGCACGGCCGCGCCCTGGAAGCCAGCCACGGCCAGCGCGCCGTCTGGAACGGCGACCCCAGCCGCGTGTACGTCCGCAAGGCCCAGTACCACTACGGCTGGGACTGGGGCCCCGTGATCCTGACGGCCGGGCCATGGAAGGACGTCACCCTGCACGCCTACCACGCCCGCCTGGACGACGTGCACGCGCCCCTGACACTCAGCGCGGACGGTCACGCCACCCTCGAGCTGAACGCCACGCTGGCCGGAACCACCCGCCCCGGCGACACCCTCCACGTGCACCTGCACGCCCCGGACGGCATGGAAGTCGCTCGCGCCACCCTGGACGCCCACGCGGACACGCACGCCCCGCTGCAGGCGCAGTTCACCGTGCCGGACCCGCAGCTGTGGTGGCCGCGCGGGTACGGCGACCAGCCGCTCTACACCCTGCGCGTCACCCTGCAGCGGGACGGACTGACCCTCGACACCCTCACGCGCCGCCTGGGGGCGCGCACCGTGCAGCTGCGGCAGGACCCCGTGACAGGCGAGCCGGGCACGTCCTTCACCTTCGTCGTGAACGGCGTTCCCGTCTTCGCGGGGGGCGCGAACTGGATTCCCGAGGACCTGCTGCTGGAACGCGTGACGCCCGAACAGTACCGTGACCGGCTGCAGCAGGCCGCCGACGCGAACATGGTGATGATGCGCGTGTGGGGCGGCGGCATCTACGAGCACGACGCCTTCTACGACACCTGCGACGAACTCGGCCTGCTGGTGTGGCAGGACTTCCTGTTCGGCTGCGGCATGTACCCCGCGCACCCGGCATTCCTGGCGAGCGTGCGTGCCGAGGCGGAGGCGGCCGTGCGGCGCCTGCGGCACCACGCCTGCCTGGCCCTGTGGTGCGGGAACAACGAGGACTACCAGATCGCCGAGTCGGTCGGCGCGTCCGGCCCGGGCGGCGACCCCGCGCGGTTCGACGCGCTCGCCATCTACGAGGGGCTGCTCCCGGACGTCGTGCAGTCCCTGAATCCGGACGTGCCGTACTGGCCCGGCAGTCCGTACGGCGGCGCGGCCTCGCACGACCCGACGGTCGGGGACAAGCACACCTGGGAGGTCTGGCACGCCGGGATGGCCCCGCACCGCGATTACGGCCTGTACGAGGGCCGCTTCGTGAGCGAGTTCGGGCTGCAGTCCCCGCCGAGCCTGCACAGCATCGGCACCTTCACGCAGCCCGAGGACCGGCACGCGGCGTCCCGCGTGATGGAGCACCACAACAAGGCCGCCGACCCGCAGGGCCGCCCGGACGGTGCGCGCCGCCTCGCCGTGTACCTCAGCGACACCTTCCAGCCGCCCCGCGACTTCGAGGAGTACGTGTACGCCGCCCGCGCCGTGCAGGCCGAAGCCATGACGAGCGCCTACCGCGCCTTCCGGGGCCGCTGGGGACATGCGGGCGCGCGGGCCGTGTCCGGCGCGCTGGTCTGGCAGCTGAACGACTGCTGGCCCGTCACGAGCTGGGCCGTCATCGACTCCAGCGGCGTCCCGAAGCCCGCGTACCACGCGATCCGCCGTGAACTCGCGCCGCTGGCGGTGCAGGCCCGCCGAGACGGTGAGCGCCTGAGCGCCTGGATCGCCAGCAGCGTCACGTCGGACCGGCCGGTACAGCTGCACCTGGACGTGCTGGGACTGGACGGGCAGGGCCTGCTGAAGCGCGAGTGGCCGGTGACGGCCGCCGCGAACGCCGTGACGCCGCTCGACCTGACGGACCTGCACCTGCCAGACGCGTGCGTGGCGTTCCTGCGCCTGAGCGTGGACGGGCAGGAACGCAGCCGCGCCGCGCTGTGGCCCGAACCGCTCAAGTACCACGACCTGCCCGACCCGCACCTGCGGGCCGCCGTGACGGGCCGCACCCTGACCCTGAGTGCCGCTCTGCCCGCCAAGGCCATCTGGATCGACGCCGGACCCTTCCGTCTGCCGGACAATCACCTAGACCTGCTGCCGGGCGAGCACGTCACCCTGACCCTGCCGGACGGCGTCACGGCCGCCGGACTGACCGTCCGCGCCGTGGGGAGCGGAGTGATTCGGGCGCACGAGGGGCAGACCAGTCCACGCCCGACCCCCGCAGCGCACGCCCAGCCCGGCGCCGAGCTTCCCACGCTCAGCGCCGCCCCGGTCGTCTCGTGACCGAAAGAGACGCGCAAGTCCCTCCCTTTAGGGATGGGGTCAAGCGGCTCCCGCCCGCAGGGCGGCTAAGCCGAAGCCCCCGGTTCTGTTGTATACTTAAACGGCAATGCCCCCACGCGGCTGGAACCGCTGGGAGCGTGGCAAGGCAGTTCAGGGCTGCCAAGCATGCACAACGCTACCACCATCCGTACCTTCCGGTATCGGCTCTATCCAACCAAGCCCCAAGAGGCCGCGATGTTTGAGACATTGCGCCTCACCCGCGCGCTATACAACGCGGGCCTGGAACAGCGCCGCGAAGCCTACCGAAAGCACGGTAAGACCCTCAGCGCCTACGACCAGCAGAAGGAACTCTCCGCGCTCAAGGAAGCCTGCCCGGAGTTCAGCGGTGTCTATTCCCACGTCCTGCAAGACGTGTTCGACCGGTTGGACAAGGCATACAAGGCGTTTTTCAGCCGGGTCAAGAAGGGCGCGAAGCAGGCCGGGTTTCCCCGGTTCAAGCCCCGGCAGCGCTGGGACTCGTTCAAGTTCAAGCAGTGCTGGAACAACGCCAAGAACGACTGGACCGCTTGCGGCAGGCCCGTGGACGACGGGCGGCGCATCAGCATCCCGAAAATCGGGAACGTCAAAATCAAACTGCACCGCCCGCTGGAAGGCAAACCCAAGAGCCTGCAAATCGTCCACGACTGCGGGCAGTGGTTTGCAGTCTACGCCTGCGAAGTCCCGCTGGCCCCGCTGCCCGCTACCGGAAGCAGCGTCGGGCTGGACCTGGGGACAACGTGGTTTGCCGTCACGTCGGACGGGGAGTTCATCGAAAACCCCCGGAACTTGGGCAACAGCCTGAAGAAGTTCCGCGTCCAGCAGCGCACCGTCTCTCGCCGGAAGAAAGGCGGTAACAGGCGCAGGAAGGCCGTGCAACAGGTTGCCAGGACTCACCGCAAGGTCAGGCGGCAGCGCCTGGACTTCCAACACAAGATCGCCCGGAGGCTCATCCATGAACACGACGTAATCGCCCACGAAAACCTTCAGGTGGGCAACATGGCCCAGAGCAACCTCGCCCGTTCCATCCTCGATGCAGGCTGGGCCGGATTCCTGTTTCAACTCTCCAGCAAGGCTGAAAGTGCTGGCCGGAGAGTGATCGCTGTAGACCCCCGCTACACGTCGCAAAGGTGCAACGCCTGCGGGCACACGGGGAAGGAGAACCGTGTGAATCAGGCAACCTTCCGGTGCGTGCAATGCGGCCATACGGCGAACGCCGACCACAACGCGGCAAAAAACATCCTGGGACGGGCCGTCCCTTCAGGCGTCAACGATAGCGGGGTATCGCATGTCGTCGCCTGAGAAGCCCCTGCCTTTAGGCATGGGGTCGGTCACGCATTACGGCTTCAACGTGCAGTGGATGGTGTCCTGGGAGCAGGGCCGCGCTCCGGCCGCGCCGGACCTGCGCGCCCTGGATTTCATGGCGCGGCACGGCTTCAACTTCGTGCGCGTCCCCACCGACTACCGCTTCTGGACGCGCGGTCACGACTACCTGCATCCCGACGAGCGGGTGTTCGACCACCTGGACGCGTACCTGCAGGCCTGCCGGGAGCGCGGCCTGCACCTGAGCCTCAACCTGCACCGCGCGCCCGGCTACTGCATCAACCGCAACGACCTGGAGGTCCACAACCTCTGGACGGACGACGCGCCGCAGCAGGGCTTCCGGGCGTTCTGGCGCACGATGGCCGCACGGTATGCGGGCGTCGGCGCGCACGACCTGAGCTTCGACCTGCTGAACGAACCGCCCGACCCCGGACAGTACGGCATGACCCGGGACGTGCACGCGGCCCTGACGCGCCACGCGGTGGCCGACATCCGCGCCGTGGACCCCGCCCGGCCCGTCGTGATCGACGGGCTGGGCGGCGGGCACCTCGCCATGCCGGAACTCGCGGACCTGGGCGTCACGCACAGCGGGCGCGGCTACCAGCCGATGAGTGTGTCCCACTGGGGCGCGGACTGGTGGGACGGGTGGAGGAGCGGTGACCCGCACTACCCCGGCACGCGCTACGGCGGGATCACCTGGGACCGCGAGGCGCTGCGGGACTTCTACGCCCCGTGGCGCGAGGTGCAGGCAGCCGGGACGCCCGTGCACATCGGCGAGTTCGGCTGTTACCGGGACACGCACAACGCGGACGCCCTGCGCTGGTTCGGTGACCTGCTCGGCGTGTACCGGGAGTTCGGGTGGGGGTACGGGCTGTGGGAGTTCCAGGGAAGCTTCGGCATCATCGGTCACGGGCGGCCCGGCGCGCGCTTCGAGCGGCTGGACGGCTACGATGTGGACGTGGAACTCCTGACCCTGCTCAAGGACGCGCGCGTCCCCGCATGACGCCTCTCTTCGCCGTGACGCTGGACGTGGGGGGCAGTCATGTGACGGCAGCCCGCGTGGACCTGCAGGCGCGCCGCGTGACGGGTGACGTGGCGCGCCTGGACGTGCCGCATACGGCCGGCCTGGACGACGTGCTCGCGTCGTGGGTGCAGGCGGCCCTCGAGGTGGCCGGGACCGGTCCGGTCACGCACCTGGGGTTCGCCGTGCCGGGCCCCTTTAACCTGCGGGGCGGCGTGTCGCTCATGACGCACAAGTTCGCGGCCCTGCACGGCGTGCCGCTGCGAGAAGCCCTGGCGGCGCGGCTGCGCGGCACGCCGCTCGCGGGCGTGCCGGTCTGTTTCGGGAACGACGCGGACCTGTTCGCACTGGGTGAGTGGTGGGCCGGTGCGGGCGAGCAGCAGGACCTGATCGGCGTGACGCTCGGCACGGGGCTCGGGTCGGGCTTCGTGCGGGACGGGCAGGTCGTGACGGACGGCCCCGGTGTTCCGGAGGACGGTGAGCTGTGGAGCACGCCGTTCCGGGACGGGCTGGCCGAGGCGTACGCGAGCGGGGCGGCCGTGACGCGCCTCGCGCAGGCCATGCTGGGCGAGACGCTCAGCGCGCGCGACCTCGCCGCCCTGGAGCCGGAGCGGGCCGCGCCGGTCTGGGCGGCGTTCGGAGGGACGCTCGCGGACCTGCTGTCGCCGTGGGTGGCGGCGTTCGGGGCGAGACGCGTCGTGCTGGGCGGCAACGTGAGCCGCGCCTTCCCGCACTTCGCGCTGTCCCTGCAGGCGGGCCTGCCGTCCGGCACGCTGGCCGTGCAGAGCCGTCACTTCGAGCTTGCCGCGCTGCTCGGTGCCGCGCGCCTCTCCGTGCCGGTGCCCGACCAGCCGGTCTGAGCGCCCCTCACCCGGGCCGTCACTGCCGGTAGGTGCGGCCCTTCCAGCGCACGGTGCGGCGCAGCGCGAGCAGGTACCCGGGCAGCGCCAGCAGCGGCGTGACGGGCCCGAGCAGGCTCTCCAGCAGGTCCGGCACGCGGCGGCGGCCCGTGACGAGGTTCACGGCGCCGCGCTCACCGAGCGACACGAGGCGCAGCGCCCACATGGCCCTGGAGTGCCGGGCGGGCAGCAGCCACGGCACGGTGTACACCAGCAGGTGCGCGGCGAGCGACGCGAGCAGCAGCGCGCGCGAGTGCGCGTGGATCGGCAGGGCGTTCTTGGAGAAACCGCGCACGCTGTCGCGGTACCCGGCGTACATGGTGACCTGAACGGCCTGCCCGCCGAGCGCGAGGCTGGTGCGTTCCCCGGCGCGTTTGAGGCGGCGGGCGAAGACGGTGTCCTCCAGCATCTCGGCCTTCACGGCCCGGTACCCGCCCGCGCGGGTGTACGCGTCCCGGCGGAAGGCCATCAGCTGACCGTTCGCGGACGTGAGCCACGCGGGCCGGGCGCGCAGCAGCGGGAACGGCAGCCAGCTCAGCACGACGGCGTCCACCAGCGGCGTCAGGAGGCGCGCGCCGGGCATGAGGTGCGCGGGGCGCGGGAGGACGCTCAGCAGGGCCGCTCCGCTGACGTCCAGGGCGTCCAGCACGGCCGGGAGCGCCCCCTCGCTCCAGGTGACGTCGGCGTCCGTGAAGATCAGGGTGTCGCCGGTCGCGGCCTCCCCGAGCTGCTGACACGCCCACGGTTTGCCGTACCAGCCGTCCGGAAGGGGCGCGCCCTGCAGGACGCGCGCGCCGAGCGTGCGGGCGAGGTCGGCCGTGCCGTCCGTGCTGTGGTCGTCCAGTACGATGACCTCGTGCGCCCCCTGGCTGAGCAGGGCGGGCAGGGTGCGGCGCAGGTTGACGGTCTCGTCGCGCGCCGGGACGAGGAGCGAGACGCGTCCCGGCCGGGTCGGCCGTGGCCGGGCGTGCGGCTGCAGGCGCGGGAAGGTCAGGGCGTTCACGAGCAGGACCGCGCCCTTGAACGCCACGAACGCCAGCGCCGTGCAGAGCGCGCCCCGCCCGGCCGCACGGGAGGCCGCGCGCGGCGGCGTCAAAGCGTCCAGATGAGGCCCCCGACCGTGAGTCCGGCGCCCGTCCCGACGAGCAGCAGCGTGTCGCCGTCCGGGGCGCGGCCCGCCTCGCGCGCCTGGTGGAGGGTCAGGGGCACGCTGGCCGCGATGACGTTCCCGAGATGCGGGAGGGTCACCTCGGTGCGTTCCTCGGGCCAGCCGCAGCGGGCCATGAGCTGCAGGCCCGCCCTGCTCGCCTGGTGCGGGATGACGCGGTCGATGCCGGGCAAACCGACACTCAGGCCGGGCCGCAGGCATTCGAGATAGCCGGGCACGACTTCCCGCGCGAGGCGCAGGACCTGCAGGCCGTGCATGTCGAAGGTGAAGTCCTCGGGCGTGACGTGGCGGTCGGACGGCGTGAGGAGGCTCCCTCCGCCCCGGATGCGGGTGTGGTCGGCACCGTCCGGGTACGTCTCGAACCGCGCGGCCTCCAGGCCCTGGCCGTCCTGCGTGGCGGGGCCGAGCAGGGCGGCGGCGGCGCCGTCCCCGATGAGCAGGGCGCTTTCCGGCTGGCGCGGGTTGAGGCCGCGGCTGCCCGCCTCGCTGCTCACGATCAGGACGTGCCGGGCCTGCCGCGTGTGGATGAGGAGCGCGGCGTGCTGCACGGCCAGCAGGAAGCTGAGGCAGGTGCCGTGCAGGCTGTACGCGGCGCGGCCGTGCAGGCCGAGTTCGCGGGCGAGGAGGGCCGCGCCGTCCGGGATGGGCTGCGCCTGGCTGCCGCTCGCGTTCAGGAGGACGTCCACGTCCGCGAGGGCCAGTCCGGCGCTCGCCAGGGCGTGCCGTGCGGCCTGCGCGCCGAGCGTGAGGACCGTCTCGTCGCCGGACAGCCAGTGCCGGGCGTGCACGCCGGTCCGGGCGGTCCAGAGGTCGGGGTCCACGCCGCAGCGTGCGGCGGCCTCGCGGGTCGGGACGATGCGGGCGGGGAGGGCCTGCCCGGTGCCGAGGAGGCGCACGTTCAGCATGCGTCCCCCCTGACGCCGGGTGCGGGCGGGGTGGTGCGGGCCAGCCGGGGCCAGCGGTGGACGGACTGGGCGCTCCTGCTCATGGGCATCAATATGGCAGGTCGTCCGGCGCGGCGGGCGGGAGCGGCGTGAGGGCCGGCGCGTTCGGTGGGGTCCAGGCGCGCGTGACGCGCCGCCGTTTGCCCTGCGCGGCGAGCGGCAGGTCCGGCAGCACGAGCGGCGCTGTCTCCAGGGTGACGTGCCGCGCGCCGTGCCGGGCGAGCACGGTCCGCAGTTCGTGTTCGGCGGCCGCGCGGGTGTCCGGCGTGCAGGGGTCCAGCGTGACGCTCAGGGTGGCCGGGCCGGTCTGCACGGCGCGGTACTCGCGCAGGTGCGGCACGCGGTTCAGGGCGGCGCGCACGAAGTCCGGCCAGACCGTCACGGTTCCCTCCGGGCCCTGCAGGAGCAGCGCGTCGTCCTGGCGGCCCGCGACGCGCTCCACCACGCGGGCCGGGTGACCGCACGGGCAGGCGTCTCCCAGCACGAGCAGGTCATCGAGGCGGTGACGGACGAACGGCTGCGCGCGGCGGCGCAGGTCCGTCAGGACCGGCCGGACGTGCCCGTCCCCGAGGGCCTCGAAGTCGAAGTGGACGTGCCGTTCGTTCAGGTGCAGCCGCCCGTGCGGGCAGGGCAGCGCGAGGAGGCCCTCGGTCGCCTGGTACACCTGCACGACCGGACCGAACGCGGCCTGCAGCGCGTCCCGGTCGTCGTCCTCCAGCACCTCGGCGACCGACACGACCCTCTGTGGCGCGGCGCGCGCCCCGGCGTCCCGCAGGGCCCGCAGGACGCTGGGCGGCCCGACGAGCAGGGTGGGGTCCAGGGCCGTCAGCTGCGCCGCGAGGTCCGGCAGGGGGCGCTGCAGGTCGAGGAAGTGGAACTGCAGGTGGCGGCCCTGCACGCTGCGGTACAGGCCGCCCTCGGCGCGCAGCACGAACGCGACGCGGTGCGGACGCAGCAGCGAGCCGGGCCACGGGGGCGGCAGGAGGTGGCGGAGCACGGCGCCCGCCCAGCGCAGGCGTTCGGCGCGCGTGACGAGGAAGACGCCCTGCGTGCCGCTCGTACCGCTCGACAGGCCGACCGTGAGGGGGCCGCTGCGGCCCGCGAGGGTCCGGGTGAAGTCGCGGGTGTCCTCGGCGTGACGCGCCACCTGCAGGGCGGCGCGCAGGGTGACGCCCTCGGTGTTGAGCGCGTCGAAGTTCGCCATCATCTCGGCCTTGCCGGTGGGCGGCAGGTCCCGCCACGCGTGGACGGGCAGGCGGGCCGCCCGGAAGCGTTCCTGCAGGTGCGCGCTGTGCGCGGCGAGCCACGGGAGTTGCGTGCGGGCGAGGCGTTCGGCGTGCGCCTCCAGGGCCGCGCGGTGCGGTGGGGTGCGTTCCTGCAGGGCGCGCAAGAGCACCTGCAGCCGGTCGGGCATCACGGCGCGCCTGCCGGGGGGAGCGGTTCGGGCGCGTCGTGGCTCACGATCACGCGGGCGTGCGGGTGATCGCGCAGCCAGGCGTGCAGGCGGGCGCGGCTGCGGCGTTCCTGCCGGGCGTCCCAGAAGGCGAGCGTGGCGGGGCGCGGCACGCCCAGGTCGTCCCGGAGGGCCTGCACGGTCCACGCGGCGTCGCTGGCGAGCAGGGTCAGGCCGCGCCCGTCGCCGGTCAGGGTGGCGTCCGGGTGGTGGCGGACGACGAGGGCGATCATGCCGGGCGCGTGCCCGGGAACGCGCAGCGCGGTGACGCTGCCGTCCCCGAACACGTCGGCGGCCTCGGTGAAGGGCGCGAGGCCGTCCGGGGCGGGCCCGTACTGGAGGGGGGAGGTGCGGGCCGTGAAGTCCGGCGGGAGGGTCTCCGGGAGGTACGCGCGGCGCACGGCGCGCAGGCCCCTGAGCGGCAGCAGCGGCGGCGCGGCGAGCGGGTCGAGGTGCAGCGTGGCGTGCGGGAAGTCGCGCAGGCCGCCCACGTGGTCGGCGTGCAGGTGCGACACGATGACGTGCCGGACGTCGCCGGGCGGCACGCCGAGCGCCTGGAGGCGTTCGTGCGCGCGTTCGCCCGGCCCGAGCCGGACGGGCGTGACGAGGCCGTACAGGATGCCCGGCCAGCGGGACATGGCGTGCACGGCGGCGTCCCCGTACCCGGTGTCGAACAGCACCGGGCCGTGCCGGGGGTGGTGCAGCAGCGTGAAGCCTGCCGGGTACGTCCGGACGCGCAGGTGCCCGCCGAGCCGCGTGAGCGCGTCGAGGTTCAGGCAGTGCCCGGCGCTGAGGGGCGTGACGCGCAGCCACGTCACGTGCACGCCTCTCTCGCCGCGTCGATGGCTTCCGGCACGCCCTCGCGGGGCCGGACGGGCGGGTCGTAGCCGAGCAGCGTGCGGGCGCGCGTCAGGTCGAGGGTCATGCCGCGCGTGAGGAGGCGCACGCCGCTCGCGGTGACGGGCGGTTCCGGCTGGCCGGGCCGCAGCCGGGCGATCAGTTCGGCGGCCTGGGCGGCGCGTTCCGCCACGCGGGCCGGGACGACGCGGGTGGGGCGCGGCACGCCGAGCGCGTCCGCGAGACGGTCCACCGTCTGCCAGATGGGGACGCTCTCGCCGTCCGTGACGTTGAACACCCCGCCGGTGCGGTGCTCCAGGGCGAGCCGGGCGGCGTGCGCGGCGTTCTGCACGTGCGTGAGTTCCGTCCAGACTTCCGCGTGCCCGAGGCGCGGGAGGCGGCGCGCCCGCAGGGCCCGCGCGAGGCGCGGCAGGATGCTGGGGTCGCCGGGGCCGTACAGGCCGCGCGGGCGCAGGATGGTGGCGTCCGGCAGGTGCAGGCGCACCTCGTGCTCGGCGAGGTGCTTGCTGCGCGCGTAGCGGCTGTCGTACCGCTCCGGGATGGGGGTGCTCTCCGGCACCTGCCGCGTGACGCGGGCGGCGTTGTACACGCTGGGTGTGCTGACGTGCACGAGGCGGACCCCCTGGCGGGCGCAGGCGGCGGCGAGGTCCGCGCTGACCTGCACGTTGTGCCGCCGGTACTCCGCCCAGGGTGCCCAGAGGGTCGAGAGGGCCGCGCAGTGCAGGACGGCGTCCATGCCGCGCAGCAGGTCCGGCAGGACGGCGGGGTCCGTCAGGTCCGCCGGGACGAAGGGGACGCCGTCCCGCTGCAGGGCCGCGCCCGCACGATCGTTGCGGCCGGTACCGCGCACGTCGTGCCCCGAGGCCAGCAGGTGCCGGGCCGCGGCACCGCCGAGGAAGCCGGTCGCACCGGTCACGAGGACGCGCATGCCGTCCAGCATAGCGGGCGGCCGAACCTGCCGCCGGGGCGAGACCCGTATCAACCGTGAAGAGTCCGACACAGAGATGCCATGTCGAACGACCGGTCACGGTGACATACTGTCAACGACCGCATGCCTGACTCCTCCGTCTCCCACCGACTCCTGCTCCAGACGCTGGCCGGCGCTCCCTCCCGGCAGCACGTGCTGAACGAACTGCTGCAGCGCCTGGACGGCCTGGAGAGCGTGAGTCTGTGGTGGGAGGCGGACGACGTCCGCACCCTCATCGCGCGCGCCGGACCGGACCGGCCGGAACGCCCCCCCCTCCCGCTGATGGCGGAACACCGCTACCTGATCAGCTGGTCGGGCGACGCGAAGATCAGCGAGGAACTGATCGCCGTGATGGGTCTGCGCTTCGTGCTGCTGGACGCACAGGACACCATGCGGACCCTGCGCGCCCAGTTCGGGGACGTGGTCCGCGACGCGCACACCGACGCCCTGACGGGCCTGCGCAACCGCCGGGCCTTCGACGCGGACCTCGAAGCGCTCGACGCGGGCGGTAACCCCTTCGCGGTCGTCTTCATCGACCTGAACGGCTTCAAGTCCGTGAACGACGAGCACGGCCACGCCCTCGGCGACGCGCTGCTGCGCGGCTACGCGACGTGGCTGGAGCGCGTGGTGGGCCACTGGGGACACAGCTACCGCCTGGGCGGCGACGAGATGGTGGTGCTGGTGTCCGCCTTCCCCGGCACGCCGCAGGAGTTTGGGGTGTGGGCACGCGAGCGGCTGCAGGTGCCGTTCGTGGACGGCGTGAGCGCCAGCATCGGGATCGCGTGGCGGCACGAGGGCTGGCGCGCCGCCGACGTGCTGCGCCTCGCCGACACCCGCATGTACGACGCCAAACGCCACCGCCGCGTGCATGCGGGCACGGAGGACGAACGCCGCCACCCGCCCGGTCAGGAGGTCTGACTGTGGACCGCTCGAAGCGGGGCGAACGTGGAGCTCTGCGGGACCGGGGCCAGCGCACGTCCCTGTCGGCACCGCCCATTCCAGACCATTCGACCGGTGACGCGGACGGACGTGCGCCCTGAACGGGAAGGTCGTCATGACCCGGCCCTCTACACTGCGGGCATGACTGCTGCCGCGCCTGTCCCGCTGCTCGTGAATCGCCGCTCGCGCCGTGGGGAGGCGCTGGGCCATGAGGCGGCGCACGCGCTGCTGCACGCGGGCGTGACGGCCCGCCTGACCTTCACGGACGATCCCGGCAGCGCGGAGCGGGCGCTGCGGGAGGCGGTGCTGGCGGGGGCACCTCGGGTCGTGGTGGGCGGCGGGGACGGGTCGCTGTCGCTCGCGGCACACGCGCTGGCCGGGTCGGGCGTGACGCTGGGCGTGCTGCCGCTCGGGACGGGGAACACCTTCGCGCGCAGCGTCGGCGTGCCGCTCGACCTGCCGGGTGCTTGCCGGGTGATCGCGGAGGGGCACGTGCGGCGCGTGGACGTGGGCCGCCTGAACGGCCGGGCGTTCCTGAACAGCGCGGCGCTCGGCACGTCCGCCGAGATCGCGCGCACCCTCACGCCGGAGCTGAAGCGCCGCCTGGGCCTGCTCGCGTGGCCGTGGGTGGGCCTGAAGGTGCTGCTGCGGCACCGGGCGCTGCAGGTGACGGTCACGCACGGCGGCGGGCAGCTCACGGTGCGCACGCATCAGGTGCTCGTCGCGAACGGCCGGTACGTGGCGGGGCCGCTGCGGGCCGCGCCGGACGCGTCCATCACGGACGGCCTGCTGGACGTGCTGATCCTGGGGGACGCGCGTGTCCCGAGCTTCCTGCGCGCCGCGACGGGCTGGGCGGCCGGTCGCCGCTCGGTGCGGCTGTCGGCCCCGGAACTGCGCGTGCATGCGGGCGGGTCGCGGGTGTGGGTGAGCGTGGACGGGGACGTGAGCAGCGTGCGTGACCTGCGCCTCACGCTGGAGCGCGCGGCCCTGAACGTGAACGTCCCGGCCGGGTACGTGCCGGAAACCGTCTGATCAGGGGGTGAGGGGCGGGGTGAGGCGTTTCCAGTACAGGCGCGTGCCGGTCAGGCCGCCGTGGGGTTTGAGGGCGTAGTCGGGAATGGTTCCGGCGTACGTGTACCCGAGGCGTTCGTACAGACGGGACGCGCCGCCGTCCTCGGCCGTGTCGAGCACGAGGAGGGACCGGCCATGCTGCACGGCGAGCCGTTCGGCGTGCCGCAGCAGGGCGGTGGCGACGCCCTGGCCGCGTGCGTCCGGACGCGTCATCATCTTGGCGATCTCGGCGCGGTGCGGCTGGTTGGGCGGGCACTGGAGCTGCAGCGTGACCGTCCCGAGCAGGTCGTGGCCGCGGTACGCGCCGAGGACGATACGTTCACCGCGCAGGGCGGCCTGCAGGGCGTCCCGCCAGAACATCTCGGCGTCGGCGGGCGCGAGGGGATGCATGAAGCTGACGGAGCCGCCGTGCGCGACCGTCTCGACGAGCAGCGTGGTGAGCTGGGCCAGGGTGGTGTCCGGAACGCCGGACGCCCCGGGAGTCGACGGCTCCCCGGCGGGCAGGATCGGCCTGACGGCGAACGGGGCGGGCGCGGTCATGTCATCTCCTCGTAAGCAGCACGGCGTACTGGCAGGACTGGTCGGTGTCGTTGGC of the Deinococcus aquiradiocola genome contains:
- a CDS encoding GNAT family N-acetyltransferase, with the translated sequence MTAPAPFAVRPILPAGEPSTPGASGVPDTTLAQLTTLLVETVAHGGSVSFMHPLAPADAEMFWRDALQAALRGERIVLGAYRGHDLLGTVTLQLQCPPNQPHRAEIAKMMTRPDARGQGVATALLRHAERLAVQHGRSLLVLDTAEDGGASRLYERLGYTYAGTIPDYALKPHGGLTGTRLYWKRLTPPLTP